A genomic region of Trifolium pratense cultivar HEN17-A07 linkage group LG3, ARS_RC_1.1, whole genome shotgun sequence contains the following coding sequences:
- the LOC123914859 gene encoding protein FAR1-RELATED SEQUENCE 5-like — protein MENSSFSPNNVNEPLGSEDKSHVSLNSNVKWNDNIERELTKEDIIPYVGMKFDTEDHAYRFYNVYVGFAGFSIRKDWRNKSKLDNETVMSRKFACFKEGFKKIKDYDDKVSRKDIRTGCLAHVVISRELSGKYVVTSFVKDHNHELASPRSKHKLPSQRRVSAAQAAEVEMANRSGIRQKLIFEFISQHVGGRENVGCTSKDISNHLTAKRMKEMKEGEAYTLLHYFKSKQTENQSFFYDIQLDVDKQITNIFWADAKMVLDYVYFGDVVCFYTTYRTNKNLRPFAPFIGFNHHKESVLFGAALLYDETAASFEWLFKTFLKAMCGKKPKTIFTDQDPAMAKAISEVFP, from the exons ATGGAAAATTCAAGTTTTTCTCCAAACAATGTCAATGAACCATTAGGGAGTGAAGATAAATCTCATGTGAGTTTGAATTCTAATG TTAAATGGAATGATAACATTGAGCGTGAACTAACTAAAGAAGACATAATTCCATATGTGGGTATGAAGTTTGATACGGAAGATCATGCATATAGATTTTATAATGTATATGTTGGCTTTGCTGGTTTTAGCATTAGAAAAGATTGGAGAAACAAAAGCAAATTAGATAATGAGACAGTGATGTCTCGAAAGTTTGCGTGTTTTAAAGAAGGCTTTAAGAAGATCAAAGATTATGATGATAAAGTGTCTCGTAAAGATATCAGAACCGGATGTTTAGCACATGTTGTCATCAGTCGGGAATTGAGTGGAAAATATGTTGTTACATCTTTTGTAAAAGACCATAATCATGAGCTTGCATCCCCTAGAAGTAAGCATAAATTACCATCACAAAGGAGGGTTTCTGCCGCTCAAGCAGCTGAGGTAGAAATGGCAAACCGATCTGGTATAcgacaaaaattgatttttgagtttataaGTCAACACGTTGGAGGGAGGGAGAATGTTGGCTGCACTTCTAAAGATATTAGCAATCATTTAACCGCGAAGAGGATGAAGGAAATGAAGGAAGGTGAAGCATATACTCTACTTCATTATTTTAAATCAAAGCAAACTGAGAATCAATCATTCTTTTATGATATTCAACTCGATGTTGATAAGCAAATAACAAACATTTTCTGGGCAGATGCTAAAATGGTTTTGGATTATGTTTATTTTGGAGATGTAGTGTGTTTTTATACGACATACCGCACTAATAAGAATTTACGACCATTTGCTCCTTTCATTGGATTCAACCATCATAAAGAAAGTGTGTTATTTGGTGCAGCACTGTTATATGATGAAACTGCTGCATCATTTGAATGGTTGTTCAAGACTTTTCTTAAGGCAATGTGTGGAAAAAAGCCGAAGACAATTTTCACAGATCAAGATCCTGCCATGGCAAAAGCAATTTCAGAGGTTTTTCCTTAA